Proteins encoded within one genomic window of Cyanobium sp. Tous-M-B4:
- the rsmG gene encoding 16S rRNA (guanine(527)-N(7))-methyltransferase RsmG, translated as MARTLTGNALWQELGWQPSPAQEKSLGDLQEQLRQWNSKLNLTRLVEDDDFWIAQVFDSLWPLVPLLQSGAAQAPLRLIDVGTGGGFPGLALAIAFPQAQLTLVDSVGRKVEAVQAMAAALGLGERVQLRCERIERTGQQQACRGQFDWALARAVASAPVVAEYLVPLLQPQGRALLYRGQWSADDQRDLNAALIPLKAGIDQCLARELPSGRGSRHALVVKPLAPCPRTYPRAVGLPAKQPLGAATCA; from the coding sequence ATGGCTCGCACCCTCACCGGCAATGCCCTCTGGCAGGAGCTCGGCTGGCAGCCCAGCCCAGCCCAAGAAAAGTCGCTGGGCGACCTGCAGGAGCAGCTGCGCCAATGGAACAGCAAGCTCAACTTGACCCGGCTGGTGGAGGACGACGACTTCTGGATAGCCCAGGTGTTTGACAGCCTCTGGCCCCTGGTGCCCCTACTGCAATCGGGGGCAGCCCAGGCACCGCTGCGGCTGATCGATGTGGGCACCGGCGGTGGCTTCCCCGGCCTGGCGCTAGCGATCGCCTTTCCCCAGGCCCAGTTGACCCTGGTGGATTCGGTGGGGCGCAAGGTGGAGGCGGTGCAGGCCATGGCCGCAGCGCTAGGGCTTGGGGAGAGGGTGCAGCTGCGCTGCGAACGGATCGAGCGCACCGGCCAGCAGCAGGCCTGTCGGGGCCAGTTCGACTGGGCCCTGGCCCGGGCCGTGGCCAGCGCGCCGGTGGTGGCCGAATACCTGGTGCCGCTGCTGCAACCCCAGGGGCGAGCCCTGCTTTATCGCGGCCAGTGGTCAGCCGATGACCAACGGGACCTCAACGCCGCCCTTATCCCCCTGAAGGCTGGCATCGATCAATGCCTGGCCAGGGAATTACCTAGTGGCCGGGGTAGCCGCCACGCCCTGGTGGTTAAACCGCTGGCCCCCTGCCCGCGCACCTATCCCAGGGCCGTGGGGCTGCCGGCTAAGCAGCCCCTGGGCGCGGCAACGTGCGCTTGA
- a CDS encoding ferredoxin, translating to MVDPSLAFTATALSPDSRRSGHEPLLGGALGQKAVWVDEAVCIGCRYCAHVAVNTFAVEPHWGRSRAIRQDGDSTELIQEAIDTCPVDCIHWVAYEQLPELQQQLDGQEILPLGVPSPVRLKRTLPRPGAA from the coding sequence TCCCTGGCGTTCACCGCCACGGCCCTTTCCCCCGATTCACGGCGTAGTGGTCACGAACCACTGCTGGGCGGAGCTTTGGGTCAGAAGGCTGTCTGGGTTGACGAGGCTGTCTGCATTGGCTGTCGCTACTGCGCCCACGTGGCCGTCAACACCTTTGCGGTTGAACCCCACTGGGGCCGCTCCCGGGCGATTCGCCAAGACGGCGACTCCACCGAGCTGATACAGGAGGCGATCGATACCTGTCCCGTTGATTGCATCCATTGGGTTGCTTATGAGCAGTTGCCCGAGTTGCAGCAGCAGCTAGACGGCCAGGAAATTCTTCCCCTTGGTGTGCCTTCGCCGGTGCGGCTCAAGCGCACGTTGCCGCGCCCAGGGGCTGCTTAG